A genomic stretch from Chitinophagaceae bacterium includes:
- the nuoB gene encoding NADH-quinone oxidoreductase subunit NuoB, which produces MNLASFRKKSPWILHYNAGGCNGCDIEILACLGPKYDIERFGMINTGNPKQSDILLVTGPVTKRSRERLVEIYAQMPEPKVVISCGACASTGGVFRGMYNCEGGIDQFIPVDVYVCGCGTRPEQIIDGVVQALAILETKTKEIEKSVRLNKEVVKEGTQINRRNIADEIKPLLA; this is translated from the coding sequence ATGAACCTGGCTTCTTTCAGAAAAAAATCACCCTGGATTCTGCATTACAATGCAGGCGGATGCAACGGCTGTGATATTGAAATCCTTGCCTGTCTTGGGCCTAAATATGATATTGAACGTTTTGGAATGATCAATACAGGTAATCCAAAGCAATCAGATATTTTATTAGTAACCGGTCCGGTTACCAAACGCTCCCGTGAAAGACTGGTAGAGATCTACGCACAAATGCCCGAACCAAAAGTTGTGATCAGTTGCGGTGCCTGCGCAAGTACAGGCGGTGTGTTCAGGGGAATGTATAATTGCGAAGGTGGTATTGATCAGTTCATACCCGTAGATGTATATGTATGTGGCTGCGGTACAAGACCTGAACAGATTATTGATGGTGTCGTACAGGCACTTGCAATTTTAGAAACAAAAACAAAGGAAATAGAAAAATCAGTAAGGCTGAATAAAGAAGTGGTGAAAGAAGGAACACAGATCAACAGAAGAAATATTGCGGATGAAATT